A DNA window from Trichosurus vulpecula isolate mTriVul1 chromosome 2, mTriVul1.pri, whole genome shotgun sequence contains the following coding sequences:
- the LOC118840336 gene encoding cytochrome P450 2A13-like yields the protein MLASGLLLAALFFCLSALVVLSVWKQRKVRSTLPPGPTPLPFIGNYLQLNTQQMYDSLMKIGQKYGPVFTVHLGQRTVVVLTGYEAVKEALVDQAEEFSGRGEQATFDWLFKGFGVAFSNGERARQLRRFSITTLRDFGMGKRGIEERIQEEAGFLIEAFRGTKGAAIDPTFFLSRTVSNVISSIVFGDRFEYEDKQFLSLLRMMLGSFQFTATSMGQLYEMFYGVMKHLPGPQQQAFKDLQGLDDFITEKVRQNQATLDPNSPRNFIDSFLIKMQEEKKNPNTEFYMKNLTMTTLNLFFAGTETVSTTLRYGFLLLMKHPEVEAKIHEEIDRVIGRNRSPKFEDKAKMPYTEAVIHEIQRFGDMIPMGLARRVTKDTKFRGYLLPKGTEVYPMLGSVLRDRNFFACPEAFNPQHFLDEKGQFKKSDAFVPFSIGKRYCFGEGLARMELFLFLTTILQNFRFQSPLPKEAIDISPKMVGFATIPRSYTISFLPRG from the exons ATGCTGGCCTCCGGACTGCTACTGGCAGCCCTATTCTTTTGTCTCTCAGCCCTGGTGGTGCTCTCTGTATGGAAACAGAGGAAGGTCCGCAGCACCCTTCCCCCTGGGCCCACCCCCCTGCCTTTCATCGGCAACTACCTGCAGCTCAACACCCAGCAGATGTATGACTCCCTCATGAAG ATTGGGCAGAAATATGGGCCCGTGTTTACAGTGCACCTAGGCCAGAGGACCGTTGTCGTCCTAACTGGGTATGAGGCCGTGAAGGAGGCACTGGTGGACCAGGCAGAGGAGTTCTCTGGGCGGGGGGAGCAGGCCACCTTCGACTGGCTCTTTAAGGGATTCG GTGTGGCCTTCAGCAATGGAGAGAGGGCCCGACAGCTCCGACGATTCTCCATCACCACCCTTAGGGATTTTGGCATGGGCAAGAGAGGCATTGAGGAGCGCATCCAAGAAGAAGCTGGCTTTCTCATTGAGGCTTTCCGAGGCACAAAAG GAGCTGCCATTGACCCCACCTTCTTCCTGAGCCGCACAGTCTCCAATGTCATCAGCTCCATCGTCTTTGGTGATAGATTTGAATATGAGGACAAACAGTTCCTGTCCCTGTTGCGTATGATGCTGGGGAGTTTCCAGTTCACAGCCACATCCATGGGACAG CTATATGAGATGTTCTATGGAGTGATGAAGCACCTGCCAGGGCCTCAGCAGCAAGCATTCAAGGACCTGCAAGGACTGGACGATTTCATCACTGAGAAGGTCCGGCAGAACCAGGCCACCCTGGACCCTAACTCCCCCCGGAACTTCATTGACTCCTTCCTGATCAAGATGCAGGAG gaaaagaaaaatcccaaCACAGAATTCTACATGAAGAACCTGACCATGACTACCCTAAACCTGTTTTTTGCGGGCACTGAGACTGTTAGCACGACCCTTCGCTATGGCTTCCTTCTGCTAATGAAGCATCCAGAGGTGGAAG CCAAAATCCATGAGGAAATTGATAGGGTGATTGGGCGGAACCGATCACCCAAGTTTGAGGACAAAGCCAAGATGCCTTACACAGAAGCAGTCATCCATGAGATCCAAAGGTTTGGAGACATGATCCCCATGGGTCTGGCCCGAAGAGTTACAAAGGACACCAAATTCCGGGGCTACCTTCTTCCCAAG GGCACAGAAGTCTATCCCATGCTGGGCTCAGTACTGAGGGACCGCAACTTTTTTGCCTGCCCTGAAGCCTTCAACCCCCAACACTTCCTGGATGAAAAGGGCCAGTTTAAGAAGAGTGATGCCTTTGTCCCCTTCTCCATTG GCAAACGCTACTGTTTTGGTGAAGGCTTGGCCAGAATGGAGCTGTTCCTCTTCCTCACCACCATCCTACAGAACTTTCGCTTCCAGTCTCCGCTCCCAAAAGAGGCCATCGATATCTCCCCCAAGATGGTGGGCTTTGCCACCATCCCCCGAAGCTATACCATCTCATTCTTGCCTCGAGGATGA